The proteins below come from a single Vibrio diazotrophicus genomic window:
- a CDS encoding extracellular solute-binding protein has translation MNNKNKVFSLAVTTLLTAGISAKSLAADVTVWAWDPNFNVAAMNEAAARYKKIDPSFNLKVIDSGKEDIEQKLHTMLASGITSSLPDIVLIEDYNAQKYLQAYPGSFLPLQEHIDYSQFAPYKVKVMTIGDKVFGIPFDSGVAGMFYRSDYLEKAGYTNKDLLNITWDRFIEIGKDVKAKTGISMLTYDINDVVLPHIMMQSGGEWFFTPEGEMNIANNQALKETLKTIKAINDAKITRPTSGWSSFVGSFNAGQVATVTSGVWIMGSIKSVDEQKGKWRVAPIPSLKLPNAKHASNQGGSSWYVLSTSKDKEATINFLKKTFAADDDMYQTLLVERGALGTYLPASVGYAYTVEDEFFSGQPVFSDFSKWVAEIPQVSYGMYTQEVDNAISAEIPALLSGDSVDDVLKRVETALKYQLM, from the coding sequence ATGAACAACAAGAACAAGGTATTCTCGCTGGCGGTAACTACTTTGCTTACTGCTGGAATTTCTGCCAAAAGCTTAGCTGCTGATGTGACTGTTTGGGCTTGGGACCCGAACTTCAATGTGGCTGCCATGAATGAAGCGGCCGCTCGCTATAAAAAGATCGACCCTAGTTTTAATCTCAAGGTTATTGATTCAGGTAAGGAAGACATTGAGCAAAAACTGCATACCATGCTGGCCTCAGGTATTACGAGTTCGTTGCCTGATATTGTCTTAATTGAAGACTACAATGCTCAGAAGTATTTGCAGGCTTACCCTGGCTCTTTCTTGCCACTGCAGGAGCACATCGACTACAGCCAGTTTGCACCATATAAAGTTAAAGTGATGACTATTGGTGACAAAGTGTTTGGCATTCCTTTTGATTCTGGTGTTGCTGGCATGTTTTATCGAAGTGACTATCTAGAGAAAGCTGGCTACACCAACAAGGATTTGCTTAATATTACGTGGGACAGGTTCATTGAAATTGGTAAAGACGTCAAAGCGAAAACAGGTATTAGTATGCTGACATACGATATCAATGACGTAGTGTTACCTCACATCATGATGCAGTCAGGTGGTGAATGGTTCTTTACTCCAGAAGGAGAGATGAACATCGCTAATAACCAAGCGCTTAAAGAGACATTAAAAACTATCAAAGCAATCAACGACGCCAAAATTACTCGCCCAACATCAGGTTGGTCTAGTTTTGTTGGCAGCTTTAACGCTGGTCAGGTGGCTACAGTAACGTCTGGCGTTTGGATCATGGGTTCTATTAAAAGCGTTGACGAGCAAAAAGGTAAATGGCGAGTTGCACCAATCCCAAGTCTTAAACTACCTAATGCAAAACATGCTTCCAACCAAGGTGGTTCGAGTTGGTATGTGCTAAGTACCAGCAAAGATAAAGAAGCGACTATCAACTTCCTCAAGAAAACATTCGCAGCTGATGACGACATGTACCAAACCTTACTGGTTGAACGTGGCGCTCTTGGCACATATTTGCCAGCAAGTGTGGGCTATGCCTATACAGTCGAAGATGAGTTCTTCTCTGGGCAACCTGTTTTTTCTGATTTTTCCAAATGGGTAGCTGAGATTCCGCAAGTTTCTTATGGCATGTACACACAAGAAGTAGACAACGCCATCTCTGCTGAAATTCCTGCTCTTCTATCGGGTGATTCAGTTGACGACGTGTTAAAGCGCGTCGAAACCGCACTTAAATACCAACTGATGTAA
- a CDS encoding NADPH-dependent FMN reductase yields the protein MAKYKVGYFVGSLSSSSINRLLAKALVRLAPPELELIEIPIKDLPLYSADYDADFPPVAREFKKAISAIDGVLFVTPEYNRSIPGGLKNAIDWASRPWGQNSFTGMPSAVIGTSPGSIGTAVAQQSLRGVLCFCNSPLMNTVEAYIQFKPGLITEDGKVTDEDTEKFLAKYMSELHAFIVRVLTVLPRSKS from the coding sequence ATGGCAAAGTACAAAGTTGGCTACTTCGTCGGTAGCTTGTCTTCCAGTTCTATCAACAGGCTGTTGGCGAAAGCACTGGTACGCTTGGCTCCTCCTGAGCTTGAGCTGATTGAAATTCCAATCAAGGATCTGCCGTTATATAGCGCGGACTATGATGCTGATTTCCCGCCAGTCGCTCGTGAGTTCAAGAAAGCCATATCCGCTATTGATGGTGTGTTGTTTGTCACTCCAGAATATAACCGTTCAATACCCGGCGGACTAAAGAACGCAATAGACTGGGCGAGCAGACCTTGGGGGCAAAACTCGTTCACAGGCATGCCATCTGCGGTAATAGGCACATCTCCAGGTTCAATTGGTACAGCTGTCGCCCAGCAAAGCTTACGTGGCGTACTCTGCTTCTGTAACTCACCACTGATGAATACTGTGGAAGCGTATATTCAATTTAAACCGGGTTTAATCACAGAGGATGGGAAAGTGACAGATGAGGACACGGAGAAGTTCCTAGCTAAGTACATGTCTGAATTGCACGCTTTCATTGTGCGAGTTCTCACTGTGCTACCACGCTCGAAGAGCTAG
- a CDS encoding SDR family oxidoreductase → MNSPKVAIITGGGRGIGAETAKLFARQGYAVCINYKSNADATASVVEEIVALGGQCISVQADVSQEADVMRLFETVDKELGTLTVLVNNAGILKKQMRLDEMTAERINAILCNNVTSYFLCCREAVQRMSTRHGGQGGVIVNVSSTASRSGAPNEYIDYAASKGAIDTLTKGLSLEVAAEGIRVNSVRPGLIHTDMHADGGEPERIERLKSRIPLQRGGLPEEVAEAIYWLASEKSSFSTGNFLDLAGGL, encoded by the coding sequence ATGAATTCACCAAAAGTCGCTATTATCACTGGTGGTGGGCGAGGTATTGGCGCTGAAACAGCAAAACTCTTTGCTCGCCAAGGCTATGCGGTATGTATCAATTACAAATCAAATGCGGATGCAACGGCAAGCGTTGTGGAAGAGATTGTGGCACTTGGTGGTCAATGCATTTCGGTACAGGCTGATGTCTCTCAAGAGGCAGATGTGATGCGATTGTTTGAAACCGTAGATAAGGAGCTGGGTACACTCACTGTTCTTGTTAACAATGCGGGGATTTTGAAAAAGCAGATGCGTTTGGATGAGATGACCGCTGAGAGAATCAACGCTATCCTCTGTAACAATGTCACCAGTTATTTTCTCTGTTGCCGAGAAGCAGTTCAGCGTATGTCTACACGCCATGGTGGGCAGGGTGGTGTGATTGTGAATGTTTCATCAACCGCTTCCCGTTCTGGCGCTCCAAACGAATACATTGATTATGCAGCGTCGAAAGGCGCGATAGATACTCTGACGAAAGGTCTATCACTGGAAGTGGCGGCTGAGGGAATTCGCGTTAATAGTGTACGCCCCGGATTAATCCATACAGATATGCACGCTGACGGCGGTGAACCAGAGCGTATTGAAAGATTGAAATCCAGAATTCCTCTTCAACGTGGTGGTTTACCCGAAGAAGTGGCAGAAGCTATCTACTGGCTAGCTTCAGAAAAGTCATCATTTTCTACTGGCAACTTTTTAGATCTCGCTGGTGGTTTGTAA
- a CDS encoding OmpA family protein, producing MSGLSRKVKLTIASGFSVLALAACSTDTYVSQENVDKYDHRVSKFLIAECLSPEREIKIAVAEHFDFDKYELKEEDNAALDQFVRDIRKLKGRISIAAHTDYQGSETYNEQLSLRRANSVKEYLLKNLPNNEYQWELKHFGEKVPLFKEKTLEANAANRRAYVMFEQMLETETHASCLPPKPERKVFVALTSHFEFDDATLREEDKQELDTIALKLEELQGHILIAGHTDYQGSVSYNEKLALKRAEAVKAYLETKVANTDSFIWEVKSFGESEPLVHEKSLVANKKNRRVFVVFREETVQQSKK from the coding sequence ATGAGTGGTTTGAGCCGTAAAGTTAAATTAACGATAGCTTCAGGTTTCAGTGTTTTGGCATTAGCTGCATGCAGCACCGACACATATGTTAGCCAAGAAAATGTCGATAAATACGATCATCGAGTCAGTAAGTTTCTTATTGCAGAATGTCTATCCCCTGAGAGAGAAATAAAAATTGCAGTTGCCGAACATTTTGATTTTGATAAGTATGAGTTAAAAGAAGAGGATAACGCTGCGTTGGATCAGTTTGTGCGCGATATCAGGAAACTGAAAGGTCGTATATCCATAGCGGCACATACAGATTACCAAGGTTCAGAGACCTACAATGAGCAGTTGTCGCTACGTCGTGCAAACTCGGTTAAAGAGTACCTACTAAAAAATCTGCCTAATAATGAATATCAATGGGAACTGAAACACTTCGGAGAGAAGGTACCGTTATTTAAGGAAAAAACATTAGAGGCTAATGCTGCCAACCGTCGCGCGTATGTGATGTTTGAGCAAATGTTGGAAACGGAAACTCATGCTTCGTGTTTACCACCTAAGCCAGAACGTAAAGTTTTTGTCGCGTTAACCTCTCACTTTGAGTTTGATGATGCAACCTTGAGAGAGGAAGATAAGCAAGAACTGGATACGATTGCGTTAAAGCTAGAAGAGTTGCAAGGGCATATATTGATCGCTGGACATACTGATTATCAAGGTTCTGTTAGCTATAACGAAAAGTTAGCGTTAAAAAGAGCCGAAGCGGTAAAGGCGTACTTGGAAACCAAGGTTGCGAACACGGATTCGTTTATATGGGAAGTGAAATCGTTTGGCGAAAGTGAGCCCCTTGTGCATGAGAAATCATTAGTGGCCAACAAAAAAAACCGCCGTGTTTTTGTTGTGTTTAGAGAAGAAACCGTTCAACAAAGTAAGAAATAA
- a CDS encoding cold-shock protein, whose protein sequence is MSNKATGSVKWFNETKGFGFISQDNGGPDLFVHFNSIVSEGFKTLAEGQKVTFSVEQGAKGAQATNVLTA, encoded by the coding sequence ATGTCTAATAAAGCAACTGGTTCAGTAAAATGGTTTAACGAAACAAAAGGTTTTGGTTTCATTTCTCAAGACAATGGCGGTCCAGATCTATTTGTTCACTTTAACTCTATCGTTTCAGAAGGTTTTAAAACCTTAGCTGAAGGACAGAAAGTAACATTTAGCGTTGAGCAGGGTGCTAAAGGCGCTCAAGCTACTAACGTTCTAACAGCTTAA
- a CDS encoding glycoside hydrolase family 2 protein, producing the protein MRNTQLLSQNWVFCPGFHINASLEHVQGSQKIELPHNAVDVPLNYFDETKLHQDFTYQYCLKATQTDFSKQLVMHFEGVMCDAHVYVNGKLTKQHSDGYTPFDVHLSPWLQEGDNHITVTLSGRENPAIPPFGGMIDFLCFPGIYRDVNLTRFDEVRVKNVKVDTFNVLSKPTVEATVYLEKLADYNAPLTMKLTLVSAEGNTVASQRITNCQSDEQAIKVCFEPLTEAQLWHPDHPNLYTLQVELLGENLSDYYQCRFGLREAEFRVDGFYLNNERLQLVGVNRHQSYPYAGYAMGKRAQQLDAELAKQKLGFNLIRTSHYPQSVHFLDRCDELGLLVFEEIAGWQHVGDQAWQQKSIDNVRAMIERDWNHPSIILWGVRINESVDSHDFYTQTNALARKLDPSRQTGGVRCIQNSEYLEDVYTMNDFILSDSHLNPNGDIELRSPQTVTGLDKPVPYLVTEYAGHMFPTKRTDCEVWQNEHVMRHLRVLNASFSNPNISGAITWCLFDYNTHRDFGSGDKICYHGVNDAFRVPKFAASVYASQMSSKHQVILNPVTYWTRGERPEAKALPLIILTNCDRVDIQIGDGVCRSFFPDKGRFPNLPHPPVVVDVTNQRDLPVGDWGNSWQDIKFTGYVDGTVCIETELAASPVPTLLDIRLQTDSLKAHCGDTCHVVIKALDQKGQILPYFKDVIQISSSDNLTVIGPTSIPLEGGVASFWVRAFQQGTGEIKLKSSCFGEFSRSILVQHQQVISQQTQNEVQYG; encoded by the coding sequence ATGCGAAATACCCAATTATTGTCTCAAAACTGGGTGTTTTGCCCAGGCTTTCACATCAACGCTTCACTTGAACATGTGCAGGGTAGCCAGAAAATAGAGTTACCGCACAACGCGGTTGATGTCCCACTGAACTATTTTGACGAAACAAAACTTCATCAAGATTTTACTTATCAGTATTGCTTAAAAGCGACGCAAACCGATTTTAGCAAGCAACTGGTTATGCATTTTGAAGGTGTGATGTGTGATGCACACGTATACGTTAATGGTAAGTTGACCAAGCAGCATAGCGATGGCTATACACCATTTGATGTGCATCTGTCACCTTGGTTACAAGAAGGCGACAATCACATTACTGTCACGTTAAGTGGACGAGAAAACCCAGCGATTCCACCTTTTGGTGGCATGATTGATTTTCTTTGCTTTCCTGGCATTTATCGTGACGTGAACTTAACTCGCTTTGATGAGGTACGCGTGAAGAACGTTAAAGTCGATACCTTTAACGTTCTGTCAAAGCCAACAGTGGAAGCTACGGTTTATCTGGAAAAACTGGCTGATTACAACGCGCCATTGACGATGAAGCTAACACTAGTCTCTGCCGAAGGTAATACAGTCGCTAGTCAGCGGATCACGAATTGCCAGTCAGATGAACAAGCGATAAAAGTGTGTTTCGAGCCACTTACTGAGGCGCAATTGTGGCATCCAGACCACCCGAATTTATATACGCTACAAGTAGAGCTGCTTGGTGAAAATCTGAGTGATTATTATCAGTGCCGTTTTGGGCTTCGTGAAGCGGAGTTCAGGGTAGATGGATTCTATCTCAACAATGAAAGACTTCAGTTGGTCGGGGTAAACCGACATCAAAGTTATCCGTATGCGGGCTACGCGATGGGTAAACGTGCCCAACAACTGGATGCGGAACTGGCTAAGCAAAAACTAGGCTTCAACTTGATTCGCACTTCTCACTATCCTCAGTCTGTACATTTTCTGGATCGATGCGATGAACTGGGATTACTTGTTTTTGAGGAAATTGCAGGGTGGCAACATGTCGGAGACCAAGCTTGGCAGCAGAAATCAATTGATAATGTGCGAGCGATGATTGAACGCGATTGGAATCACCCTAGCATCATTTTGTGGGGTGTACGCATTAATGAATCTGTGGATAGCCACGACTTCTATACTCAGACAAACGCATTGGCTCGTAAACTCGATCCTAGCCGACAAACGGGTGGTGTACGCTGCATTCAGAACAGTGAATATCTTGAAGATGTTTATACCATGAACGACTTCATTTTGAGCGATAGCCATTTGAATCCTAATGGGGATATTGAACTGCGCAGTCCGCAAACTGTCACTGGTTTAGATAAACCCGTTCCGTATTTAGTTACTGAATATGCAGGGCATATGTTCCCAACCAAACGTACTGACTGCGAAGTTTGGCAAAATGAGCATGTGATGCGTCATCTACGAGTGCTGAATGCCAGTTTTTCGAACCCGAATATTAGCGGTGCCATCACTTGGTGTTTATTTGATTACAACACCCACAGGGACTTCGGAAGTGGTGACAAAATCTGCTACCACGGTGTTAATGATGCATTCAGGGTTCCAAAGTTTGCTGCATCTGTTTATGCCAGTCAGATGTCGTCGAAACATCAGGTCATTCTTAATCCCGTGACCTACTGGACTCGTGGTGAACGTCCGGAGGCAAAAGCTCTTCCATTAATTATTTTGACCAACTGTGATCGTGTTGATATTCAGATTGGTGATGGTGTATGTCGCAGCTTTTTCCCTGACAAAGGTCGCTTCCCGAATCTGCCACACCCGCCTGTTGTGGTTGATGTGACTAATCAGAGAGATCTGCCTGTGGGCGACTGGGGTAACTCTTGGCAAGATATTAAGTTCACTGGTTATGTGGATGGTACTGTTTGTATTGAAACCGAACTTGCCGCCTCTCCGGTGCCAACGCTATTAGATATCCGTTTGCAGACAGATAGCTTAAAAGCTCACTGTGGTGATACCTGTCACGTGGTCATTAAAGCTCTCGACCAAAAAGGTCAAATACTGCCTTATTTCAAAGATGTTATTCAGATTAGTAGCAGTGACAATCTCACTGTAATCGGCCCGACATCAATACCTCTAGAGGGCGGCGTTGCTAGCTTCTGGGTGCGAGCGTTTCAACAAGGAACTGGCGAAATCAAACTGAAGAGTTCGTGTTTTGGCGAATTCTCTCGCTCTATTTTGGTTCAACATCAACAGGTCATCAGCCAACAAACTCAAAATGAGGTTCAATATGGCTAA
- a CDS encoding carbohydrate ABC transporter permease yields MHKSKMHRLYDINGWAFVATAVGLIALMTLYPIGKSLWLSLHSGRGVILEFAGVSNVIRLFYDPMFKKALWNTLTFLAIQVPIMIFLSLAVSSCLNSSKLRYKQWFRLAIFLPCVTSLVAYSILFKSMFELDGVVNSVLMAIHIISEPIPWLADPFWAKVTVIIAITWRWTGYNMIFFLSAMQNIDKSIYEAARIDGVSPIKQFLFITVPLLKPVILFTTVTSTIGTLQLFDEAMNITNGGPANSTMTLSLYIYNLSFSYVPNFGYAATVSYVIVVLSAVLAVVQFKAARNK; encoded by the coding sequence ATGCATAAATCCAAGATGCACAGGCTGTATGACATTAACGGCTGGGCTTTTGTCGCAACTGCCGTGGGTTTAATTGCCTTAATGACTCTTTACCCGATTGGAAAGTCGCTCTGGTTATCATTGCATTCCGGTCGTGGGGTAATACTAGAATTTGCTGGTGTCTCTAACGTGATCAGGCTGTTTTATGATCCGATGTTTAAAAAAGCCCTATGGAACACTCTGACATTTCTAGCCATTCAAGTACCGATCATGATCTTCCTTTCTCTGGCGGTCTCATCGTGTCTGAACTCATCCAAATTAAGATACAAACAGTGGTTCCGATTGGCTATTTTCTTGCCTTGTGTAACTTCTTTGGTGGCTTACTCAATACTGTTTAAGAGTATGTTTGAGCTCGATGGCGTTGTGAATTCTGTATTGATGGCGATTCACATCATTTCTGAACCGATTCCTTGGTTAGCCGATCCATTTTGGGCAAAAGTAACGGTTATCATCGCTATCACTTGGCGTTGGACTGGCTACAACATGATTTTCTTTCTATCGGCAATGCAGAATATTGATAAGTCTATATATGAAGCGGCTCGAATTGATGGCGTAAGCCCGATAAAGCAGTTCTTGTTCATCACTGTTCCATTACTGAAACCTGTGATCTTATTTACTACGGTGACATCCACTATAGGTACGCTTCAGTTATTTGATGAAGCAATGAACATCACTAATGGAGGGCCTGCGAATTCAACGATGACTTTGTCACTCTATATCTACAACTTATCATTTTCTTATGTGCCGAACTTCGGTTACGCGGCCACAGTTTCCTATGTGATTGTTGTGCTATCGGCGGTTTTAGCTGTTGTGCAATTTAAAGCTGCGAGGAACAAGTAA
- a CDS encoding AbgT family transporter — protein MSNQALNQASSPKPSGMDRFLNFIERAGNKIPDPAILFFWALVITWVASALLSNVSFDLLNPRTGEALVIKNLLTGESLANFLASMVTTFTGFAPLGIVLVAMLGVGVADSSGFITTGLKKMLNFTPAKLLTPMLILVAIVSHTAADAGYVLVIPLGGIIFHAAGRHPLAGIAAAFAGVSGGFSANFIPSGIDPLLAGFTQTAAQVLDPEYVVNPLANIIFTGLSSVIVIAIGWYVTEKIIEPRLANTPIDEDAEKAPDLASFTELESKAFRYAGWAMVAGIALLVAALMPEDSALRSPDGQITAFSAPIMKSIVPLIFILFIIPGYVYGRVSGTFKTSNDIIKAMATTMSTMGAYIVMSFFCAQFLSVFAQSNIGTMLALYGAEGLKAMNLPGEATIVGMILLTASVNLIIGSASAKWALIGPILVPMLMAVGISPELSQAAYRVGDSVSNIISPLMVFFPLVVVYCQRYVKSTGIGTLASLMMPFSIAMMIGWTIFLLAYWAVGIPLGIQAPYEYVM, from the coding sequence ATGAGTAACCAAGCATTAAATCAAGCGTCATCACCGAAGCCGAGTGGTATGGATCGCTTTCTTAATTTCATTGAACGGGCAGGTAACAAGATCCCTGATCCGGCAATTCTATTCTTCTGGGCACTCGTTATTACTTGGGTTGCATCCGCACTTTTATCCAACGTTTCATTTGACCTTCTAAACCCAAGAACCGGCGAAGCGCTGGTAATTAAAAACCTGCTCACTGGTGAGTCGCTAGCGAATTTCCTTGCGAGTATGGTAACAACGTTCACTGGCTTTGCACCGCTAGGCATCGTGTTGGTTGCGATGTTAGGTGTCGGTGTTGCCGACTCTTCTGGCTTTATCACCACTGGTCTGAAGAAAATGCTGAACTTCACGCCAGCGAAATTGTTAACGCCGATGCTGATTCTGGTAGCGATTGTGTCACACACCGCAGCAGACGCTGGTTACGTATTGGTTATTCCTCTGGGTGGGATCATCTTCCACGCAGCAGGCCGCCATCCTTTAGCCGGCATTGCTGCCGCTTTTGCTGGTGTTTCTGGTGGCTTCTCTGCGAACTTTATTCCTTCTGGTATCGACCCATTGCTAGCGGGTTTTACTCAGACGGCAGCGCAAGTTCTTGATCCAGAGTACGTAGTAAACCCTCTGGCAAACATCATCTTTACTGGCCTTTCTTCTGTTATCGTTATTGCTATTGGTTGGTATGTAACCGAGAAAATCATTGAACCACGTTTGGCAAACACGCCAATTGATGAAGATGCAGAAAAGGCACCGGATCTTGCGTCTTTCACTGAGCTAGAATCAAAAGCTTTCCGTTACGCAGGTTGGGCAATGGTTGCTGGTATCGCGCTTCTTGTTGCAGCGCTAATGCCTGAAGACTCAGCACTCCGCTCTCCAGATGGTCAGATTACAGCGTTCTCTGCGCCAATTATGAAGTCTATCGTTCCGTTGATCTTCATCCTGTTCATCATTCCAGGTTATGTTTACGGTCGCGTTTCTGGCACATTTAAAACCAGCAATGACATCATCAAAGCGATGGCAACGACTATGTCTACTATGGGTGCATACATCGTCATGTCGTTCTTCTGTGCTCAGTTCCTATCGGTTTTCGCACAATCAAACATCGGTACTATGCTAGCGCTATACGGTGCTGAAGGTTTGAAAGCAATGAACCTGCCGGGTGAAGCAACAATTGTGGGTATGATCCTACTGACTGCCTCAGTTAACCTGATCATCGGTTCTGCATCTGCGAAATGGGCACTGATTGGTCCAATCCTTGTTCCAATGCTAATGGCTGTGGGTATTTCACCTGAGCTTTCTCAAGCGGCTTACCGTGTGGGCGATTCAGTATCTAACATCATTTCGCCTCTGATGGTGTTCTTCCCATTGGTGGTGGTTTACTGCCAACGTTATGTGAAATCAACAGGTATCGGTACTCTGGCTTCTCTGATGATGCCTTTCTCAATCGCAATGATGATTGGTTGGACTATCTTCTTGCTTGCTTACTGGGCGGTGGGTATTCCACTAGGAATTCAGGCACCTTACGAATACGTAATGTAA
- a CDS encoding carbohydrate ABC transporter permease, whose amino-acid sequence MKRSQLYTLFMHLFLGIVSLFSLFPFYWMVVSSTNRTSDINIGKYTFGDQLLVNFNNLTSQVDLTLIFWNTAKIAIISTVATLAICSIAGYAFEIYQSKNRERVYTALLTTMMIPFAALMIPLFTMFGKAGLLDTHFAVIMPTISGAFIIFYFRQCTKSFPLELIDAARVEGVAEWKIFLFVYVPIMRASYSAAFIIVFMSSWNSFLWPLIVLQSNELKTINLILSSFASAYSPDFGLIMVGTVLSTLPSLLIFFAMQKQFIASMTGAVK is encoded by the coding sequence ATGAAACGTAGTCAACTTTATACCTTATTCATGCACTTGTTTTTAGGTATTGTCAGTCTCTTCTCGCTATTTCCGTTTTACTGGATGGTGGTATCAAGTACCAACCGTACTAGTGATATAAACATTGGAAAATATACATTTGGTGACCAGCTACTGGTTAATTTCAACAATCTGACTAGCCAAGTGGATTTGACTTTAATTTTCTGGAATACAGCCAAAATAGCCATTATCAGTACAGTAGCGACACTAGCGATATGTTCTATCGCTGGTTATGCGTTTGAAATTTATCAAAGCAAGAATCGTGAACGTGTTTATACCGCTTTATTAACGACAATGATGATCCCGTTCGCTGCCTTGATGATTCCGCTGTTCACAATGTTTGGTAAAGCGGGGTTACTCGATACTCACTTTGCTGTGATAATGCCGACCATTTCTGGCGCGTTCATCATTTTCTACTTTCGCCAATGTACCAAATCTTTCCCTCTGGAGCTTATTGATGCTGCTAGGGTAGAAGGCGTTGCGGAGTGGAAAATTTTTCTTTTTGTCTACGTACCAATAATGCGAGCCAGTTACTCTGCCGCCTTCATTATCGTATTCATGTCCTCTTGGAACTCATTCTTGTGGCCCTTGATAGTCCTGCAATCTAATGAGCTTAAAACAATAAACCTTATTCTCTCTAGCTTTGCTTCTGCATATTCACCCGATTTTGGGCTGATTATGGTTGGCACAGTACTTTCCACATTGCCAAGCCTTTTGATTTTCTTCGCGATGCAAAAGCAATTTATCGCCAGTATGACCGGAGCCGTTAAATAA